The following coding sequences are from one Delphinus delphis chromosome 19, mDelDel1.2, whole genome shotgun sequence window:
- the METTL2A gene encoding tRNA N(3)-methylcytidine methyltransferase METTL2A isoform X5 gives MPVDYEINANKYWNDFYKIHENGFFKDRHWLFTEFPELAPSQNQNHLKALLSENKGSEVPACRSSEDGSGLIIEAQHSCSSVSLGRKTQPPPVEENVTQKLRHLEICADEFPGSSATYRILEVGCGVGNTVFPILQTNNDPRLFVYCCDFSSTAVELVQTNSAYDPSRCFAFVHDLCDEDKSYPVPGDSLDVIILIFVLSAIIPEKMQNAINRLSRLLKPGGMMLLRDYGRYDMAQLRFKKGQCLSENFYVRGDGTRVYFFTQDELDALFTTAGLEKVQNLVDRRLQVNRGKQLTMYRVWIQCKYRKPLLSSTS, from the exons ATGCCTG TTGATTATGAGATCAATGCCAACAAATACTGGAATGACTTCTACAAAATCCACGAAAATGGGTTTTTCAAGGATAGACATTGGCTTTTTACTGAATTCCCAGAGCTAGCACCTAGCCAAAACCAAAATCACTTGAAGGCTTTGCTCTCAGAGAACAAGGGGAGTGAAGTACCTGCGTGTAGAAGCAGTGAGGATGGATCTGGTTTAATAATAGAAGCACAGCACAGTTGTTCTTCAGTCAGCCTTGGACGTAAAACACAGCCACCTCCTGTGGAAGAGAATGTAACTCAGAAACTCCGTCACCTGGAAATCTGTGCTGATGAGTTTCCTGGATCCTCAGCCACCTACCGAATACTGGAG GTTGGTTGTGGTGTGGGAAACACAGTCTTTCCAATTTTACAAACTAACAA TGACCCAAGACTCTTTGTTTACTGTTGTGATTTTTCTTCCACAGCTGTAGAACTGGTCCAG ACAAATTCAGCATATGATCCTTCTCGGTGTTTTGCCTTTGTTCACGACCTGTGTGATGAAGATAAGAGTTACCCAGTGCCCGGGGATAGTCTTGATGTCATCATCCTCATATTTGTTCTCTCAGCAATCATTCCAGAGAA GATGCAGAACGCTATCAACAGGCTAAGCAGGCTTCTGAAGCCTGGAGGGATGATGCTTCTGCGAGATTATGGCCGCTATGACATGGCTCAGCTTCGGTTTAAAAAAG GTCAGTGTCTGTCTGAAAATTTCTATGTGAGAGGCGATGGCACCAGAGTGTACTTCTTCACACAAG ATGAACTGGACGCACTTTTCACTACTGCTGGACTGGAAAAGGTTCAGAACCTGGTGGATCGCCGGTTGCAAGTGAATCGAGGGAAACAACTGACAATGTACCGAGTTTGGATTCAGTGCAAATATCGTAAGCCTCTTCTGTCCAGCACCAGCTGA
- the METTL2A gene encoding tRNA N(3)-methylcytidine methyltransferase METTL2A isoform X3, translating to MPGTVWSGQKSRPRRRRGKSRRTVPSGCARRNKVRPVDYEINANKYWNDFYKIHENGFFKDRHWLFTEFPELAPSQNQNHLKALLSENKGSEVPACRSSEDGSGLIIEAQHSCSSVSLGRKTQPPPVEENVTQKLRHLEICADEFPGSSATYRILEVGCGVGNTVFPILQTNNDPRLFVYCCDFSSTAVELVQTNSAYDPSRCFAFVHDLCDEDKSYPVPGDSLDVIILIFVLSAIIPEKMQNAINRLSRLLKPGGMMLLRDYGRYDMAQLRFKKGQCLSENFYVRGDGTRVYFFTQDELDALFTTAGLEKVQNLVDRRLQVNRGKQLTMYRVWIQCKYRKPLLSSTS from the exons ATGCCTG GGACAGTGTGGAGTGGTCAGAAGAGCAGGCCGCGGCGGCGGAGAGGAAAGTCCAGGAGAACAGTACCCAGCGGGTGTGCCAGGAGAAACAAGGTGCGCCCAG TTGATTATGAGATCAATGCCAACAAATACTGGAATGACTTCTACAAAATCCACGAAAATGGGTTTTTCAAGGATAGACATTGGCTTTTTACTGAATTCCCAGAGCTAGCACCTAGCCAAAACCAAAATCACTTGAAGGCTTTGCTCTCAGAGAACAAGGGGAGTGAAGTACCTGCGTGTAGAAGCAGTGAGGATGGATCTGGTTTAATAATAGAAGCACAGCACAGTTGTTCTTCAGTCAGCCTTGGACGTAAAACACAGCCACCTCCTGTGGAAGAGAATGTAACTCAGAAACTCCGTCACCTGGAAATCTGTGCTGATGAGTTTCCTGGATCCTCAGCCACCTACCGAATACTGGAG GTTGGTTGTGGTGTGGGAAACACAGTCTTTCCAATTTTACAAACTAACAA TGACCCAAGACTCTTTGTTTACTGTTGTGATTTTTCTTCCACAGCTGTAGAACTGGTCCAG ACAAATTCAGCATATGATCCTTCTCGGTGTTTTGCCTTTGTTCACGACCTGTGTGATGAAGATAAGAGTTACCCAGTGCCCGGGGATAGTCTTGATGTCATCATCCTCATATTTGTTCTCTCAGCAATCATTCCAGAGAA GATGCAGAACGCTATCAACAGGCTAAGCAGGCTTCTGAAGCCTGGAGGGATGATGCTTCTGCGAGATTATGGCCGCTATGACATGGCTCAGCTTCGGTTTAAAAAAG GTCAGTGTCTGTCTGAAAATTTCTATGTGAGAGGCGATGGCACCAGAGTGTACTTCTTCACACAAG ATGAACTGGACGCACTTTTCACTACTGCTGGACTGGAAAAGGTTCAGAACCTGGTGGATCGCCGGTTGCAAGTGAATCGAGGGAAACAACTGACAATGTACCGAGTTTGGATTCAGTGCAAATATCGTAAGCCTCTTCTGTCCAGCACCAGCTGA
- the METTL2A gene encoding tRNA N(3)-methylcytidine methyltransferase METTL2A isoform X2 produces the protein MDASYTEGEHTAVCGKRQQFGSRFLSDPARVFHHNAWDSVEWSEEQAAAAERKVQENSTQRVCQEKQVDYEINANKYWNDFYKIHENGFFKDRHWLFTEFPELAPSQNQNHLKALLSENKGSEVPACRSSEDGSGLIIEAQHSCSSVSLGRKTQPPPVEENVTQKLRHLEICADEFPGSSATYRILEVGCGVGNTVFPILQTNNDPRLFVYCCDFSSTAVELVQTNSAYDPSRCFAFVHDLCDEDKSYPVPGDSLDVIILIFVLSAIIPEKMQNAINRLSRLLKPGGMMLLRDYGRYDMAQLRFKKGQCLSENFYVRGDGTRVYFFTQDELDALFTTAGLEKVQNLVDRRLQVNRGKQLTMYRVWIQCKYRKPLLSSTS, from the exons ATGGACGCTTCCTACACTGAAGGCGAACACACCGCGGTCTGCGGGAAGAGGCAGCAGTTTGGGAGCCGGTTTCTGAGCGACCCGGCGCGCGTCTTCCACCACAATGCCTG GGACAGTGTGGAGTGGTCAGAAGAGCAGGCCGCGGCGGCGGAGAGGAAAGTCCAGGAGAACAGTACCCAGCGGGTGTGCCAGGAGAAACAAG TTGATTATGAGATCAATGCCAACAAATACTGGAATGACTTCTACAAAATCCACGAAAATGGGTTTTTCAAGGATAGACATTGGCTTTTTACTGAATTCCCAGAGCTAGCACCTAGCCAAAACCAAAATCACTTGAAGGCTTTGCTCTCAGAGAACAAGGGGAGTGAAGTACCTGCGTGTAGAAGCAGTGAGGATGGATCTGGTTTAATAATAGAAGCACAGCACAGTTGTTCTTCAGTCAGCCTTGGACGTAAAACACAGCCACCTCCTGTGGAAGAGAATGTAACTCAGAAACTCCGTCACCTGGAAATCTGTGCTGATGAGTTTCCTGGATCCTCAGCCACCTACCGAATACTGGAG GTTGGTTGTGGTGTGGGAAACACAGTCTTTCCAATTTTACAAACTAACAA TGACCCAAGACTCTTTGTTTACTGTTGTGATTTTTCTTCCACAGCTGTAGAACTGGTCCAG ACAAATTCAGCATATGATCCTTCTCGGTGTTTTGCCTTTGTTCACGACCTGTGTGATGAAGATAAGAGTTACCCAGTGCCCGGGGATAGTCTTGATGTCATCATCCTCATATTTGTTCTCTCAGCAATCATTCCAGAGAA GATGCAGAACGCTATCAACAGGCTAAGCAGGCTTCTGAAGCCTGGAGGGATGATGCTTCTGCGAGATTATGGCCGCTATGACATGGCTCAGCTTCGGTTTAAAAAAG GTCAGTGTCTGTCTGAAAATTTCTATGTGAGAGGCGATGGCACCAGAGTGTACTTCTTCACACAAG ATGAACTGGACGCACTTTTCACTACTGCTGGACTGGAAAAGGTTCAGAACCTGGTGGATCGCCGGTTGCAAGTGAATCGAGGGAAACAACTGACAATGTACCGAGTTTGGATTCAGTGCAAATATCGTAAGCCTCTTCTGTCCAGCACCAGCTGA
- the METTL2A gene encoding tRNA N(3)-methylcytidine methyltransferase METTL2A isoform X1 has product MDASYTEGEHTAVCGKRQQFGSRFLSDPARVFHHNAWDSVEWSEEQAAAAERKVQENSTQRVCQEKQVDYEINANKYWNDFYKIHENGFFKDRHWLFTEFPELAPSQNQNHLKALLSENKGSEVPACRSSEDGSGLIIEAQHSCSSVSLGRKTQPPPVEENVTQKLRHLEICADEFPGSSATYRILEVGCGVGNTVFPILQTNNDPRLFVYCCDFSSTAVELVQTNSAYDPSRCFAFVHDLCDEDKSYPVPGDSLDVIILIFVLSAIIPEKMQNAINRLSRLLKPGGMMLLRDYGRYDMAQLRFKKGQCLSENFYVRGDGTRVYFFTQGMKALVFMLTAPTGPDYMFLRVLSEVKSSGPFYLSQPLLCPSPPLSLPSATLNHSLLQVGSACRILLSLLCSSTGCSSSLSLCPKQEPAHFARLHCSCFRL; this is encoded by the exons ATGGACGCTTCCTACACTGAAGGCGAACACACCGCGGTCTGCGGGAAGAGGCAGCAGTTTGGGAGCCGGTTTCTGAGCGACCCGGCGCGCGTCTTCCACCACAATGCCTG GGACAGTGTGGAGTGGTCAGAAGAGCAGGCCGCGGCGGCGGAGAGGAAAGTCCAGGAGAACAGTACCCAGCGGGTGTGCCAGGAGAAACAAG TTGATTATGAGATCAATGCCAACAAATACTGGAATGACTTCTACAAAATCCACGAAAATGGGTTTTTCAAGGATAGACATTGGCTTTTTACTGAATTCCCAGAGCTAGCACCTAGCCAAAACCAAAATCACTTGAAGGCTTTGCTCTCAGAGAACAAGGGGAGTGAAGTACCTGCGTGTAGAAGCAGTGAGGATGGATCTGGTTTAATAATAGAAGCACAGCACAGTTGTTCTTCAGTCAGCCTTGGACGTAAAACACAGCCACCTCCTGTGGAAGAGAATGTAACTCAGAAACTCCGTCACCTGGAAATCTGTGCTGATGAGTTTCCTGGATCCTCAGCCACCTACCGAATACTGGAG GTTGGTTGTGGTGTGGGAAACACAGTCTTTCCAATTTTACAAACTAACAA TGACCCAAGACTCTTTGTTTACTGTTGTGATTTTTCTTCCACAGCTGTAGAACTGGTCCAG ACAAATTCAGCATATGATCCTTCTCGGTGTTTTGCCTTTGTTCACGACCTGTGTGATGAAGATAAGAGTTACCCAGTGCCCGGGGATAGTCTTGATGTCATCATCCTCATATTTGTTCTCTCAGCAATCATTCCAGAGAA GATGCAGAACGCTATCAACAGGCTAAGCAGGCTTCTGAAGCCTGGAGGGATGATGCTTCTGCGAGATTATGGCCGCTATGACATGGCTCAGCTTCGGTTTAAAAAAG GTCAGTGTCTGTCTGAAAATTTCTATGTGAGAGGCGATGGCACCAGAGTGTACTTCTTCACACAAGGTATGAAAGCACTCGTCTTTATGCTGACAGCCCCCACAGGGCCAGATTACATGTTCCTCCGTGTGCTTTCAGAAGTGAAATCATCTGGCCCCTTCTATCTTTCGCAGCCTCTTCTctgcccttccccacctctcAGCCTACCTTCAGCCACCTTGAACCACTCACTGCTCCAAGTAGGCTCAGCTTGTCGGATCCTTCTGTCCCTCCTTTGCTCTTCTACTGGCTGCTCTTCCTCTCTATCACTTTGTCCAAAACAGGAACCTGCCCATTTTGCAAGACTCCACTGTAGCTGTTTCAGGCTCTAA
- the METTL2A gene encoding tRNA N(3)-methylcytidine methyltransferase METTL2A isoform X4, giving the protein MDASYTEGEHTAVCGKRQQFGSRFLSDPARVFHHNAWDSVEWSEEQAAAAERKVQENSTQRVCQEKQVDYEINANKYWNDFYKIHENGFFKDRHWLFTEFPELAPSQNQNHLKALLSENKGSEVPACRSSEDGSGLIIEAQHSCSSVSLGRKTQPPPVEENVTQKLRHLEICADEFPGSSATYRILEVGCGVGNTVFPILQTNNDPRLFVYCCDFSSTAVELVQTNSAYDPSRCFAFVHDLCDEDKSYPVPGDSLDVIILIFVLSAIIPEKMQNAINRLSRLLKPGGMMLLRDYGRYDMAQLRFKKGEKLQIPAKYQCNQEKDPFLAQEIDILMHI; this is encoded by the exons ATGGACGCTTCCTACACTGAAGGCGAACACACCGCGGTCTGCGGGAAGAGGCAGCAGTTTGGGAGCCGGTTTCTGAGCGACCCGGCGCGCGTCTTCCACCACAATGCCTG GGACAGTGTGGAGTGGTCAGAAGAGCAGGCCGCGGCGGCGGAGAGGAAAGTCCAGGAGAACAGTACCCAGCGGGTGTGCCAGGAGAAACAAG TTGATTATGAGATCAATGCCAACAAATACTGGAATGACTTCTACAAAATCCACGAAAATGGGTTTTTCAAGGATAGACATTGGCTTTTTACTGAATTCCCAGAGCTAGCACCTAGCCAAAACCAAAATCACTTGAAGGCTTTGCTCTCAGAGAACAAGGGGAGTGAAGTACCTGCGTGTAGAAGCAGTGAGGATGGATCTGGTTTAATAATAGAAGCACAGCACAGTTGTTCTTCAGTCAGCCTTGGACGTAAAACACAGCCACCTCCTGTGGAAGAGAATGTAACTCAGAAACTCCGTCACCTGGAAATCTGTGCTGATGAGTTTCCTGGATCCTCAGCCACCTACCGAATACTGGAG GTTGGTTGTGGTGTGGGAAACACAGTCTTTCCAATTTTACAAACTAACAA TGACCCAAGACTCTTTGTTTACTGTTGTGATTTTTCTTCCACAGCTGTAGAACTGGTCCAG ACAAATTCAGCATATGATCCTTCTCGGTGTTTTGCCTTTGTTCACGACCTGTGTGATGAAGATAAGAGTTACCCAGTGCCCGGGGATAGTCTTGATGTCATCATCCTCATATTTGTTCTCTCAGCAATCATTCCAGAGAA GATGCAGAACGCTATCAACAGGCTAAGCAGGCTTCTGAAGCCTGGAGGGATGATGCTTCTGCGAGATTATGGCCGCTATGACATGGCTCAGCTTCGGTTTAAAAAAG GAGAGAAATTGCAGATTCCTGCAAAGTACCAGTGTAACCAAGAAAAGGATCCGTTCTTGGCCCAAGAAATTGATATCTTGATGCACATTTGA